CTGTACTGCTTCCTGCTCGTGCTGATCTTCCGGCTGGTGATGGACTACGTCTTTCAGTTCGCCCGCTCATGGCAACCCGGCAAGGCGATGGTGGTCGTTCTGGAGGCCACCTACACTGTTACCGATCCGCCACTCAAGCTTCTGCGGCGGTTCATCCCACCGCTGCGCTTCGGGGGCGTGGCGCTCGACCTGTCCTTCTTCGTGCTCATGATCATCGTCTACATCCTGATCAACGTCGTGGCCAGGCTGTGAACGATCGAAATGGTCTTGCCGATATGCCGACGACTTACGTTGAGGTGAAGAGATGCCCCTGACCCCCGAGGACGTGCGGAACAAGCAGTTCACGACCGTCCGTCTCCGTGAAGGCTATGACGAGGACGAGGTCGATGCCTTCCTCGATGAGGTCGAAGCAGAGCTGACCCGTCTGCTGCGGGAGAACGAAGACCTGCGTGCCAAGCTGGCAGCGGCGACTCGCGCAGCCGCCCAGAACCAGCAACAGGGCGGGATGCGAAAGCCTCCTGAACCTCAGGACCGGCAGCAGCAGCAAGGCGGGGCTCCTGTGCCCGCCGCCATATCTGGACCGCAGCCCGTCCCGCCCCAGCAGCAGGGCATGGGCGGTCCGCCGCAGCTTCCCGGTGGCCAGCCGCAGCTGCCCGCCGGTCCCGGTGGCCCGGGTGGGCCCGGTGGTCCCGGCCCCCAGCAGGGCGGCCCGATGGTCCCCGGTGGTCACCCCCAGCAGGGCGGCCCCATGGGACCTGGCGGTCCCGGTGGGCCTGGCGGCCCCGGTGGTCCCGGCGGCCCGCAGGGTGGTCCGCCCCAGATGCCCGGCCAGAACAACGACAGCGCCGCACGCGTGCTGTCGCTGGCGCAGCAGACCGCCGACCAGGCGATCGCGGAGGCCCGTTCGGAGGCCAACAAGATCGTCGGCGAGGCGCGCAGCCGCGCCGAGGGTCTGGAGCGCGACGCCCGGGCCAAGGCCGACGCGCTGGAGCGGGACGCACAGGAGAAGCACCGCGTGGCGATGGGCTCGCTGGAGTCCGCTCGCGCCACGCTGGAGCGCAAGGTCGAAGACCTGCGCGGCTTCGAGCGTGAGTACCGCACGCGGCTGAAGTCGTACCTGGAGAGCCAGCTGCGTCAGCTGGAGAACCAGGCGGACGACTCGCTCGCTCCGCCGCGGACTCCCGCGACCGCCTCGCTGCCGCCGTCGCCCTCGATGGCCACGGCCGGTGCGGGGGCTCCCGCGGGGGCCGGTGCGGCCGGCGCCGGGTCCATGGGAGGACACCAGTCCATGGGCGGCAACGGGCACTCCATGGGCGGCCACGGTGGCCCGGCGGGTGCTCCGCACACCCAGGGCGGGCAGCAGTCCTATGGCGGGCAGCAGCAGATGTCGCCCGCGATGACGCAGCCGATGGCTCCCGTGCGGCCCCAGGGCGGGCCGCAGCCGGCGCAGCAGGCGCCTTCGCCGATGAGGGGCTTCCTCATCGACGAGGATGACAGCTGACGCTGTCGCTTCTTCACGGGCCGGGCCCGAGAGCTTCTCGCTCTCGGGCCCGGCCCGTTTTTGGCTCCCCGTCCCCGGGGGGCCTGCTACTGCTTGCGGAGGCGGAACTTCAGGGAGAGGGGCTCGTCCTCGAAGGTGGGGCCTTCCAGCTCTTCCGGGGAGCCCTGGGTGAAGTCCGCGGCCAGGACCTCCTCGGCGATGAGGGCCGTGTGCTCGGACAGCGCCTGGGTGACTTCCTCGTCGGCCGACTGCCAGCGCAGCGTGATGCGGTCGGCCACATCCAGGCCCGAGTTCTTGCGGGCCTCCTGGATGAGGCGGATGGCGTCGCGGGCCAGGCCCGTGCGCCGCAGCTCGGGAGTGATCTCCAGGTCGAGAGCGACCGTGGCGCCCGGGTCGGAGGCCACCGACCAGCCCTCGCGGGGCGTTTCGGTGATGATGACCTCCTCGGGGGACAGCGGCACCGTCTCGCCGTCCACCTCGACCGTCGCGGTGTTCTCGCGCAGGGCGACGGAGAGCGCCGCCGCGTCCGCCTCGGCGATGGCCTTGGCGACGGCCTGGGTGTTCTTGCCGAAGCGGCGGCCCAGCGCGCGGAAGTTGCCCTTCGCCGTGGTGTCCACCAGCGAGCCGCCGTCCGCCGGACCGGCGGAGGCTTCCGTGAGGGAGGCCAGCTCCGCGACGTTCAGCTCCTCGGTGATCTGGGTCCGCATCTCCGGGGAGAGGGTCTCGAAGCCCTGGGCCGCGATCAGCGCGCGGGTCAGTGGCTGGCGGGTCTTGAAGCCGGATTCCGCGCGGCTCGCGCGGCCCAGCTCGACCAGGCGGCGCACCAGCAGCATGTCCTGGGACAGCTCCGGGTCGATCTTGCCGAGGTCGGCCTCGGGCCAGGCGGCCAGGTGGACCGAGTCGGGGGCGCCGGGGGTGACGGGAACGATCAGGTCCTGCCACACGCGCTCGGTGATGAAGGGGGTCAGGGGGGCCATCAGCTTGGTGACCGTCTCGACCACCTCGTGCAGCGTGCGCAGCGCGGCGGGGTCGCCCTGCCAGAAGCGGCGGCGGGAGCGGCGTACGTACCAGTTGGACAGGTCGTCCACGAAGGTGGACAGCAGCTTGCCGGCGCGCTGGGTGTCGTAGCCGTCCAGCGCGATGGTGACCTGGTCCACCAGGGCGTGCAGCTCGCTCAGCAGCCAGCGGTCCAGCAGCGGGCGCTTGCCCGGCGCCGGGTCGGACCCGGAGGGGGCCCAGTCGGACGTACGGGCGTAGAGGGCCTGGAAGGCGACCGTGTTCCAGTACGTCAGCAGGGTCTTGCGGACGACCTCCTGGATGGTGCCGTGGCCCACCCGGCGGGCCGCCCAGGGTGAGCCGCCGGCCGCCATGAACCAGCGCACCGCGTCGGCGCCGTGCTGATCCATGAGCGGGATGGGCTCCAGGGTGTTGCCCAGGTGCTTGGACATCTTGCGGCCGTCCTCGGCGAGGATGTGGCCGAGGCAGACGACGTTCTCGAAGGAGGACTTGTCGAAGACCAGGGTGCCGACCGCCATCAGCGTGTAGAACCAGCCGCGGGTCTGGTCGATGGCCTCGGAGATGAACTGGGCCGGGTAGCGCCCCTCGAACAGCTCCTTGTTCTTGTACGGGTAGCCCCACTGCGCGAAGGGCATCGAGCCCGAGTCGTACCAGGCGTCGATGACCTCGGGGACGCGGTGGGCCGTCAGCTCGCAGCCGTCCTGGGGGCAGGCGAAGGTGACCGCGTCGATGTACGGGCGGTGCGGGTCCAGGGCCGACTGGTCGGTGCCGCTCAGCTCGCTCAGCTCGGTCAGGGAGCCGACACAGGTGAGGTGGCTCTCCTCGCAGCGCCAGATGGGCAGCGGGGTGCCCCAGTAGCGGTTGCGGCTCAGGGCCCAGTCGACGTTGTTGTCCAGCCAGTCTCCGAAGCGGCCGTTCTTGACCGAGTCGGGGAACCAGTTCGTCGCCTCGTTCTCCCGCAGGAGAGCTTCCTTGATCTGGGTCGTACGGATGTACCAGGAGGGCTGCGGGTAGTAGATGAGGGCCGTGTGGCAGCGCCAGCAGTGCGGGTAGCTGTGCTCGTAGGCCACGTGCCGGAACAGCAGGCCGCGTGCGTCCAGGTCGGCGACGAGGTCCTCGTCGGCCTTCTTGAAGAACTGGCCTCCGACGAGGGGAACGTCCGCCTCGAAGGTGCCGTCGGGGCGGACGGGGACGACCACCTCGATGCCGTTGGCACGGGCCACCCGGAAGTCGTCCTCACCGAAGGGCGCGATGTGCACCATGCCGGTGCCGTCCTCGGTGGTCACATAGGTGTCGTTGACGACGAAGTGGGCGCCGGGGATGTCGACCAGGTCGAACGGGCGCTGGTAGCTCCAGCCCTTCATCTCCGCTCCGGTGAAGCGCTGCCCGGTGGCGTGCCAGCCCTCGCCGAGTGCCTGCTCCACCAGCGGCTCGGCCACGACAATCTTGTCGGTGCCGTCGGTGGCGACGACGTAGGTGACGTCCGGGTGCACGGCCACCGCGAGGTTGGCCACCAGCGTCCAGGTCGTGGTCGTCCAGATCATCAAGGACGCCTCGCCCGCCAGTGGGCCGGAGGTCAGCGGCATGGTGACATAGACGGAGGGGTCGACGACCGTCTCGTAGCCCTGCGCCAGCTCGTGGTCGGACAGGCCGGTGCCGCAGCGGGGGCACCAGGGCGCGACGCGGTGGGACTGGACGAGCAGGCCCTTGTTGAAGATCTCCTTCAGCGACCACCAGACCGACTCGATGTACTCGGGGTTCATCGTGCGGTAGGCGTCGTCCAGATCGACCCAGTAGCCCATCCTGGTCGTCAGCTCGGCGAAGGCGTCGGTGTGCCGGGTCACCGACTCGCGGCACTTGGCGTTGAACTCCGCGATGCCGTAGTTCTCGATGTCCTGCTTGCCGTTGAAGCCCAGCTCCTTCTCGACCGCCAGCTCCACCGGGAGGCCGTGGCAGTCCCAGCCGGCCTTGCGCGCCACGTGGTAGCCGCGCATGGTGCGGAAGCGGGGGAAGACGTCCTTGAAGACCCGGGCTTCGATGTGGTGGGCGCCGGGCATGCCGTTGGCGGTGGGCGGGCCCTCGTAGAAGACCCATTCGGGGCGGCCCTCGGACTGTTCGAGGCTGCGGGCGAACACCTTGCTCTCGCTCCAGAAGTCGAGCACCGCGCGCTCCAGCGCTGGTAGGTCGACCTGGGCGGGCACCTGGTTGTATT
This sequence is a window from Streptomyces sp. NBC_01775. Protein-coding genes within it:
- the ileS gene encoding isoleucine--tRNA ligase, coding for MQYNQVPAQVDLPALERAVLDFWSESKVFARSLEQSEGRPEWVFYEGPPTANGMPGAHHIEARVFKDVFPRFRTMRGYHVARKAGWDCHGLPVELAVEKELGFNGKQDIENYGIAEFNAKCRESVTRHTDAFAELTTRMGYWVDLDDAYRTMNPEYIESVWWSLKEIFNKGLLVQSHRVAPWCPRCGTGLSDHELAQGYETVVDPSVYVTMPLTSGPLAGEASLMIWTTTTWTLVANLAVAVHPDVTYVVATDGTDKIVVAEPLVEQALGEGWHATGQRFTGAEMKGWSYQRPFDLVDIPGAHFVVNDTYVTTEDGTGMVHIAPFGEDDFRVARANGIEVVVPVRPDGTFEADVPLVGGQFFKKADEDLVADLDARGLLFRHVAYEHSYPHCWRCHTALIYYPQPSWYIRTTQIKEALLRENEATNWFPDSVKNGRFGDWLDNNVDWALSRNRYWGTPLPIWRCEESHLTCVGSLTELSELSGTDQSALDPHRPYIDAVTFACPQDGCELTAHRVPEVIDAWYDSGSMPFAQWGYPYKNKELFEGRYPAQFISEAIDQTRGWFYTLMAVGTLVFDKSSFENVVCLGHILAEDGRKMSKHLGNTLEPIPLMDQHGADAVRWFMAAGGSPWAARRVGHGTIQEVVRKTLLTYWNTVAFQALYARTSDWAPSGSDPAPGKRPLLDRWLLSELHALVDQVTIALDGYDTQRAGKLLSTFVDDLSNWYVRRSRRRFWQGDPAALRTLHEVVETVTKLMAPLTPFITERVWQDLIVPVTPGAPDSVHLAAWPEADLGKIDPELSQDMLLVRRLVELGRASRAESGFKTRQPLTRALIAAQGFETLSPEMRTQITEELNVAELASLTEASAGPADGGSLVDTTAKGNFRALGRRFGKNTQAVAKAIAEADAAALSVALRENTATVEVDGETVPLSPEEVIITETPREGWSVASDPGATVALDLEITPELRRTGLARDAIRLIQEARKNSGLDVADRITLRWQSADEEVTQALSEHTALIAEEVLAADFTQGSPEELEGPTFEDEPLSLKFRLRKQ
- a CDS encoding DivIVA domain-containing protein, producing MPLTPEDVRNKQFTTVRLREGYDEDEVDAFLDEVEAELTRLLRENEDLRAKLAAATRAAAQNQQQGGMRKPPEPQDRQQQQGGAPVPAAISGPQPVPPQQQGMGGPPQLPGGQPQLPAGPGGPGGPGGPGPQQGGPMVPGGHPQQGGPMGPGGPGGPGGPGGPGGPQGGPPQMPGQNNDSAARVLSLAQQTADQAIAEARSEANKIVGEARSRAEGLERDARAKADALERDAQEKHRVAMGSLESARATLERKVEDLRGFEREYRTRLKSYLESQLRQLENQADDSLAPPRTPATASLPPSPSMATAGAGAPAGAGAAGAGSMGGHQSMGGNGHSMGGHGGPAGAPHTQGGQQSYGGQQQMSPAMTQPMAPVRPQGGPQPAQQAPSPMRGFLIDEDDS
- a CDS encoding YggT family protein; the encoded protein is MRTAVDVVQIALYCFLLVLIFRLVMDYVFQFARSWQPGKAMVVVLEATYTVTDPPLKLLRRFIPPLRFGGVALDLSFFVLMIIVYILINVVARL